Proteins from a genomic interval of Salvelinus alpinus chromosome 7, SLU_Salpinus.1, whole genome shotgun sequence:
- the LOC139580499 gene encoding myosin-6-like isoform X1, which produces MTSLLMSPLDLNMDSNEYNLNLHLPRLPQTYSGLFCVTVNPYKWLPVYDQSVVNAYRGKKRTEAPPHVFSVSDNAYQYMLSDRENQSVLITGESGAGKTVNTKRVIQYFASIAAVAGKKSAAEEKKGTLEDQIIQANPALEAFGNAKTIRNDNSSRFGKFIRIHFGVTGKLSSADIETYLLEKSRVTFQLKAERDYHIFYQILSQKKPELLEMLLITSNPYDYAFISQGEIKVTSIDDSDELMATDDAFNVLGFSQEEINGIYKLTGAIMHYGNMKFKNKQREEQAESDGTEDVDKVAYLMCLNSADLVKGLCHPRVKVGNEWVTKGQSVDQVYYSIGALSKKIYENMFLWMVIRINLTLDTKNARQHYIGVLDIAGFEIFDFNTFEQLCINFTNEKLQQFFNHHMFVLEQEEYKKEGIVWEFIDFGMDLAACIDLIERPMGIMSILEEECMFPKASDSTFKAKLYDTHLGKNACFQKPKIIKGRPEAHFSLVHYAGTVDYNIGNWLVKNKDPLNETVVGLFQKSSLKFLSNLFASYAGAEGGEDKAAGGKKKKGSSFQTVSALHRENLGKLMTNLRSTHPHFVRCLIPNETKTPGAMENPLVMHQLRCNGVLEGIRICRKGFPNRILYADFKQRYRILNPNAIPEGQFIDNVKAAEKLLGSLDIDHTQYRLGHTKVFFKAGLLGTLEEMRDDRLALIITGMQARSRGLLARIEFQKIVDRRDALLVIQWNIRAFMGVKNWPWMKMFFKIKPLLVSAETEKEMANMKEEFLKLKELFAKTDARRKELEEKMVSLLQEKNDLQMAVLSSEDTLGDAEERCEGLIKNKIQLEAKAKELTERLEDEEEMNSELTAKKRKLEDECSELKKDIDDLELTLAKVEKEKHATENKVKNLTEEMAALDEIIAKLTKEKKALQEAHQQTLDDLQSEEDKVNTLTKAKAKLEQQVDDLEGSLEQEKKVRMDLERAKRKLEGDLKLTQESLMDLENDKQQMEERMKKKDFEMSQLNSKIEDEQAMSAQLQKKLKELQARIEELEEELEAERAARAKVEKQRADLARELEEISERLEEAGGATASQIEMNKKREAEFQKVRRDLEEATLQHEATAATLRKKNADSVADLGEQIDNLQRVKQKLEKEKSELRLELDDVVSNMEQIVKTKTNLEKMCRTLEDQMSEYRTKAEEGQRSINDFTMQKAKLQTENGELARQLEEKDSLVSQLTRGKQSNVQQIEDLKRQLEEEVKAKNALAHAVQSARHDSDLLREQYEEEQEAKAELQRGMSKANAEVAQWRTKYETDAIQKTEELEEAKKKLAQRLQDAEEAVEAVNAKCSSLEKTKHRLQNEIEDLMVDVERSNAAAAALDKKQRNFDKVLAEWKQKFEESQTELESSQKEARSLSTELFKLKNSYEESLDHLETMKRENKNLQEEISDLTEQLGEGGKSVHELEKIRKQLEQEKAEIQTALEEAEGSLEHEEGKILRAQLEYNQVKADIERKLVEKDEEMEMNKRNQQRVVDTLQSSLESETRSRNEALRLKKKMEGDLNEMEIQLSQANRQAGEAQKQLKGLHSHLKDSQLQLDDALRGGDDLKENIAIVERRNNLMQAELDELRSLVEQTERGRKLAEQELLDVSERVQLLHSQNTSLLSQKKKLEGDTSQLSTEVEEAVQECRNAEEKAKKAITDAAMMAEELKKEQDTSSHLERMKKNMEQTIKDLQHRLDEAEQIAMKGGKKQIQKLEARVRELETEVEMEQRRSGDSVKGVRKYERRIKELTYQVHQSYPMNMLRIKLRFIYMTLSPPPPLCFLVQTEEDRKNLSRLQDLVDKLQLKVKSFKRTAEEAEEQANSNLGKFRKIQHELDEAEERADIAESQVNKMRAKSRDVGSKKGKDEE; this is translated from the exons ATGACCAGCCTGCTGATGTCTCCACTAGATCTAAACATGGATTCAAATGAATATAACTTAAATCTGCACCTCCCTCGTCTTCCACAGACCTACTCAGGGCTGTTCTGTGTCACTGTCAACCCCTACAAGTGGCTGCCAGTGTACGATCAGTCTGTTGTCAATGCTTACAGAGGCAAGAAGAGGACAGAAGCTCCTCCTCATGTATTCTCCGTCTCTGACAATGCCTACCAGTACATGCTCTCAG ACAGGGAAAACCAGTCTGTCCTCATCAC TGGAGAATCCGGTGCTGGAAAGACTGTGAACACCAAGCGAGTCATTCAGTACTTTGCCAGCATCGCTGCCGTCGCTGGAAAGAAAAGTGCAGCAGAAGAGAAAAAG GGGACCTTGGAGGATCAAATCATCCAGGCCAATCCTGCCCTGGAGGCGTTTGGTAACGCAAAGACCATCAGGAATGACAACTCCTCCCGATTC GGTAAATTCATCCGaattcattttggagtcactggGAAACTTTCCTCTGCTGACATTGAGACTT ATCTTCTGGAAAAGTCACGTGTCACTTTCCAGCTCAAGGCTGAGAGAGACTACCACATCTTCTACCAGATTCTGTCCCAAAAGAAACCAGAACTGCTGG AGATGCTCCTCATCACCAGCAATCCCTACGACTACGCCTTCATCTCCCAAGGAGAGATTAAAGTCACTTCCATTGATGATTCTGATGAGCTAATGGCTACTGAT GATGCCTTTAATGTGCTGGGCTTCTCTCAAGAAGAGATTAATGGCATTTACAAGCTGACCGGGGCCATAATGCACTACGGCAACATGAAGTTTAAGAACAAGCAGAGGGAGGAGCAAGCAGAATCTGATGGCACTGAGG ATGTCGACAAAGTCGCATATCTGATGTGCCTGAACTCTGCGGACCTGGTCAAGGGGCTGTGTCACCCAAGGGTCAAAGTAGGAAATGAATGGGTCACCAAAGGTCAGAGTGTCGATCAG GTGTACTACTCTATTGGTGCACTGTCAAAGAAGATTTACGAGAACATGTTCCTGTGGATGGTGATAAGAATCAACCTGACTCTGGACACTAAGAACGCTCGGCAGCACTACATTGGTGTGCTGGACATTGCTGGCTTTGAGATCTTTGAT TTCAACACCTTTGAGCAGCTGTGCATCAACTTCACTAATGAGAAGCTGCAGCAGTTCTTCAACCACCACATGTTTGTGCTGGAGCAGGAAGAGTACAAGAAAGAGGGCATCGTCTGGGAGTTCATTGACTTCGGCATGGACTTGGCTGCCTGCATTGACCTCATCGAAAGG CCCATGGGTATCATGTCCATCCTTGAAGAGGAGTGCATGTTCCCCAAGGCCAGTGATTCTACATTCAAGGCTAAGCTGTATGACACCCATCTGGGAAAAAACGCATGCTTCCAGAAGCCCAAGATTATTAAGGGAAGGCCGGAAGCACATTTCTCCCTGGTTCACTATGCTGGCACTGTTGACTACAACATTGGTAACTGGCTGGTGAAGAACAAGGACCCGCTGAATGAGACTGTGGTCGGACTGTTCCAGAAGTCAAGTCTTAAGTTCTTGTCCAATCTCTTTGCGAGCTACGCTGGTGCAGAAGGAG GTGAGGACAAAGCGGCTGGAGGAAAGAAGAAGAAAGGCTCTTCCTTCCAGACTGTGTCTGCACTGCACAGG GAGAACTTGGGTAAACTCATGACCAACTTGAGGTCTACTCACCCCCACTTTGTGCGTTGCCTCATCCCCAACGAGACCAAGACTCCCGGGGCCATGGAGAATCCTCTGGTCATGCACCAACTGCGCTGTAACGGTGTGCTGGAAGGAATCAGGATCTGCAGAAAGGGCTTCCCCAACAGGATCCTGTATGCTGATTTCAAACAAAG ATACCGCATCCTCAACCCAAATGCTATCCCCGAGGGTCAGTTCATTGACAACGTGAAGGCGGCAGAAAAACTGCTGGGCTCTCTGGACATTGACCACACCCAGTACAGATTAGGACACACTAAG GTGTTCTTTAAGGCTGGTCTCCTGGGTACCCTTGAGGAGATGAGGGACGACCGTCTCGCCCTCATCATCACCGGCATGCAGGCCAGATCACGTGGTCTACTTGCCAGGATTGAGTTCCAGAAAATTGTTGACCGCAG GGATGCTTTGCTTGTGATCCAATGGAACATTCGTGCCTTCATGGGTGTCAAGAATTGGCCCTGGATGAAAATGTTCTTCAAGATCAAACCTCTGCTGGTTTCAGCAGAAACTGAGAAAGAGATGGCCAACATGAAGGAAGAATTCCTGAAGCTGAAAGAGCTTTTTGCTAAAACGGACGCCCGTAGAAAGGAGCTGGAGGAGAAGATGGTCTCCCTTCTCCAAGAGAAGAACGACCTGCAAATGGCAGTCCTATCT TCAGAAGACACTCTTGGTGATGCTGAAGAGAGATGTGAGGGGCTGATCAAGAATAAGATCCAGCTTGAGGCCAAAGCCAAAGAGCTGACAGAGAggctggaggatgaggaggagatgaaTTCAGAGCTGACTGCTAAGAAGAGGAAGCTGGAAGATGAGTGCTCAGAACTCAAGAAGGACATTGATGATCTGGAGCTCACTCTGGCTAAAGTGGAGAAAGAGAAGCATGCCACAGAGAACAAG GTTAAAAACCTGACTGAGGAGATGGCAGCTCTGGACGAAATCATTGCCAAGCTGACCAAGGAGAAGAAGGCTCTGCAGGAGGCTCATCAACAAACGTTGGATGACCTGCAGAGTGAGGAGGACAAGGTCAACACGCTGACCAAGGCCAAAGCCAAACTGGAACAGCAAGTTGATGAC CTTGAAGGGTCTCTGGAGCAAGAGAAGAAGGTGAGGATGGACCTggagagagcaaagagaaagCTGGAGGGAGATTTGAAGTTGACCCAGGAGAGCCTAATGGACCTGGAGAACGACAAGCAACAGATGGAAGAGAGGATGAAGAA GAAGGACTTTGAGATGAGCCAACTCAACAGCAAGATTGAGGATGAGCAGGCCATGAGCGCCCAACTCCAGAAGAAACTGAAGGAGCTGCAG GCCCGCATTGAGGAGCTGGAGGAAGAGCTGGAGGCTGAGAGAGCTGCCCGTGCCAAAGTGGAGAAACAGAGGGCAGACTTGGCCAGAGAGCTGGAGGAGATCAGCGAGaggctggaggaggctggtggaGCCACTGCCTCCCAGATTGAGATGAACAAGAAGAGGGAGGCTGAGTTCCAGAAGGTGCGCAGAGACCTCGAAGAGGCTACCCTGCAGCACGAGGCTACTGCTGCCACTCTGAGGAAGAAAAATGCTGACAGTGTGGCTGACCTGGGAGAGCAGATTGATAACCTTCAGAGAGTGAAGcagaagctggagaaggagaagagtgaGCTCAGGCTGGAGCTGGATGATGTGGTCTCCAACATGGAGCAGATTGTCAAGACTAAG acaAACTTGGAGAAAATGTGCCGCACTCTCGAGGACCAGATGAGTGAATACAGGACGAAAGCTGAGGAAGGACAGCGATCCATCAATGATTTCACCATGCAGAAAGCAAAGCTTCAAACTGAGAACG GTGAACTTGCCAGACAATTGGAGGAGAAGGACTCTCTGGTCTCCCAACTGACCAGGGGCAAGCAGTCCAACGTTCAGCAGATTGAAGACCTCAAAAGACAACTGGAGGAGGAAGTCAAG GCAAAGAACGCACTTGCCCATGCAGTGCAGTCTGCTCGCCATGACTCAGACCTGCTCAGGGAGCAGtatgaggaggagcaggaggccaAGGCTGAGCTGCAGCGTGGCATGTCCAAGGCCAACGCTGAGGTGGCTCAGTGGAGAACCAAGTATGAAACTGATGCCATCCAGAAGACCGAGGAGCTTGAAGAGGCAAA GAAGAAGCTGGCTCAGCGTCTGCAGGATGCCGAGGAAGCTGTGGAGGCTGTTAACGCTAAATGCTCCTCCTTGGAGAAGACTAAACACAGACTCCAGAATGAGATTGAAGATCTCATGGTGGATGTGGAGAGATCCAATGCAGCTGCTGCCGCGCTGGACAAGAAGCAGAGGAACTTCGACAAG GtcctggctgaatggaagcagaaGTTTGAGGAGTCTCAGACTGAGTTGGAGAGCTCCCAGAAAGAGGCCAGATCCCTCAGCACTGAGCTCTTCAAACTCAAGAACTCTTATGAGGAGTCTCTGGATCATCTGGAGACCATGAAGAGGGAGAACAAGAACCTACAAG aggAAATTTCTGATCTGACTGAGCAACTTGGTGAGGGAGGAAAGAGCGTCCATGAGCTGGAGAAGATCCGTAAACAGCTGGAGCAGGAGAAGGCTGAGATACAGACTGCACTAGAGGAAGCTGAG GGCTCCCTGGAGCACGAGGAGGGCAAGATCCTGAGAGCACAGCTGGAGTACAACCAGGTCAAAGCTGACATTGAGCGCAAACTGGTGGAGAAAGATGAGGAAATGGAGATGAATAAGAGGAACCAGCAGAGAGTGGTGGATACCCTGCAGAGCTCCCTGGAGTCAGAGACTCGCAGCAGGAATGAAGCTCTCAGGctgaagaagaagatggagggagatcTCAATGAGATGGAGATCCAGCTCAGCCAGGCCAACAGGCAGGCAGGAGAGGCCCAGAAGCAACTAAAGGGTCTTCATTCCCATCTGAAG GATTCTCAACTGCAGCTGGATGATGCTCTCCGTGGCGGTGACGACCTGAAGGAGAACATTGCCATTGTGGAGAGACGCAACAACCTGATGCAGGCTGAACTGGATGAGCTGAGGTCCCTGGTGGAGCAGACGGAGAGAGGCCGCAAACTGGCCGAGCAGGAACTGCTGGATGTTAGTGAGAGAGTTCAGCTACTGCACTCTCAG AACACCAGCCTGCTGAGCCAGAAGAAGAAGCTAGAGGGTGACACATCCCAGCTTTCGACTGAAGTGGAAGAGGCTGTGCAGGAATGCAGAAACGCTGAGGAGAAGGCCAAGAAGGCCATTACTGATGCTGCCATGATGGCAGAAGAGCTGAAGAAGGAGCAGGACACCAGTTCTCACCTGGAGCGCATGAAGAAAAACATGGAGCAGACCATTAAGGACCTGCAGCACCGCCTGGATGAAGCTGAACAAATCGCCATGAAGGGGGGCAAGAAGCAGATCCAGAAGCTGGAGGCCAGA GTGAGGGAGTTAGAGACTGAAGTGGAAATGGAGCAAAGGAGGAGCGGCGATTCTGTGAAAGGAGTCCGTAAATATGAGAGACGCATCAAGGAACTCACCTACCAGGTACATCAGAGTTACCCTATGAACATGCTCAGAATAAAACTAAGGTTCATATATATGaccctatccccccccccccccctttgttttctGGTGCAGACTGAGGAAGACCGTAAGAATTTGAGCCGTCTGCAGGACCTGGTGGACAAACTGCAGCTGAAGGTCAAATCCTTCAAGAGAACTGCAGAGGAGGCT GAGGAACAAGCCAATTCCAATTTGGGCAAATTCCGCAAGATTCAGCATGAACTGGACGAGGCAGAGGAGAGGGCTGATATTGCTGAGTCTCAGGTCAATAAGATGAGAGCCAAGAGTCGGGACGTTGGTTCTAAG AAAGGAAAGGATGAGGAGTGA
- the LOC139580499 gene encoding myosin-6-like isoform X3, which translates to MTSLLMSPLDLNMDSNEYNLNLHLPRLPQTYSGLFCVTVNPYKWLPVYDQSVVNAYRGKKRTEAPPHVFSVSDNAYQYMLSDRENQSVLITGESGAGKTVNTKRVIQYFASIAAVAGKKSAAEEKKGTLEDQIIQANPALEAFGNAKTIRNDNSSRFGKFIRIHFGVTGKLSSADIETYLLEKSRVTFQLKAERDYHIFYQILSQKKPELLEMLLITSNPYDYAFISQGEIKVTSIDDSDELMATDDAFNVLGFSQEEINGIYKLTGAIMHYGNMKFKNKQREEQAESDGTEDVDKVAYLMCLNSADLVKGLCHPRVKVGNEWVTKGQSVDQVYYSIGALSKKIYENMFLWMVIRINLTLDTKNARQHYIGVLDIAGFEIFDFNTFEQLCINFTNEKLQQFFNHHMFVLEQEEYKKEGIVWEFIDFGMDLAACIDLIERPMGIMSILEEECMFPKASDSTFKAKLYDTHLGKNACFQKPKIIKGRPEAHFSLVHYAGTVDYNIGNWLVKNKDPLNETVVGLFQKSSLKFLSNLFASYAGAEGGEDKAAGGKKKKGSSFQTVSALHRENLGKLMTNLRSTHPHFVRCLIPNETKTPGAMENPLVMHQLRCNGVLEGIRICRKGFPNRILYADFKQRYRILNPNAIPEGQFIDNVKAAEKLLGSLDIDHTQYRLGHTKVFFKAGLLGTLEEMRDDRLALIITGMQARSRGLLARIEFQKIVDRRDALLVIQWNIRAFMGVKNWPWMKMFFKIKPLLVSAETEKEMANMKEEFLKLKELFAKTDARRKELEEKMVSLLQEKNDLQMAVLSSEDTLGDAEERCEGLIKNKIQLEAKAKELTERLEDEEEMNSELTAKKRKLEDECSELKKDIDDLELTLAKVEKEKHATENKVKNLTEEMAALDEIIAKLTKEKKALQEAHQQTLDDLQSEEDKVNTLTKAKAKLEQQVDDLEGSLEQEKKVRMDLERAKRKLEGDLKLTQESLMDLENDKQQMEERMKKKDFEMSQLNSKIEDEQAMSAQLQKKLKELQARIEELEEELEAERAARAKVEKQRADLARELEEISERLEEAGGATASQIEMNKKREAEFQKVRRDLEEATLQHEATAATLRKKNADSVADLGEQIDNLQRVKQKLEKEKSELRLELDDVVSNMEQIVKTKTNLEKMCRTLEDQMSEYRTKAEEGQRSINDFTMQKAKLQTENGELARQLEEKDSLVSQLTRGKQSNVQQIEDLKRQLEEEVKAKNALAHAVQSARHDSDLLREQYEEEQEAKAELQRGMSKANAEVAQWRTKYETDAIQKTEELEEAKKKLAQRLQDAEEAVEAVNAKCSSLEKTKHRLQNEIEDLMVDVERSNAAAAALDKKQRNFDKVLAEWKQKFEESQTELESSQKEARSLSTELFKLKNSYEESLDHLETMKRENKNLQEEISDLTEQLGEGGKSVHELEKIRKQLEQEKAEIQTALEEAEGSLEHEEGKILRAQLEYNQVKADIERKLVEKDEEMEMNKRNQQRVVDTLQSSLESETRSRNEALRLKKKMEGDLNEMEIQLSQANRQAGEAQKQLKGLHSHLKDSQLQLDDALRGGDDLKENIAIVERRNNLMQAELDELRSLVEQTERGRKLAEQELLDVSERVQLLHSQNTSLLSQKKKLEGDTSQLSTEVEEAVQECRNAEEKAKKAITDAAMMAEELKKEQDTSSHLERMKKNMEQTIKDLQHRLDEAEQIAMKGGKKQIQKLEARVRELETEVEMEQRRSGDSVKGVRKYERRIKELTYQTEEDRKNLSRLQDLVDKLQLKVKSFKRTAEEAEEQANSNLGKFRKIQHELDEAEERADIAESQVNKMRAKSRDVGSKKGKDEE; encoded by the exons ATGACCAGCCTGCTGATGTCTCCACTAGATCTAAACATGGATTCAAATGAATATAACTTAAATCTGCACCTCCCTCGTCTTCCACAGACCTACTCAGGGCTGTTCTGTGTCACTGTCAACCCCTACAAGTGGCTGCCAGTGTACGATCAGTCTGTTGTCAATGCTTACAGAGGCAAGAAGAGGACAGAAGCTCCTCCTCATGTATTCTCCGTCTCTGACAATGCCTACCAGTACATGCTCTCAG ACAGGGAAAACCAGTCTGTCCTCATCAC TGGAGAATCCGGTGCTGGAAAGACTGTGAACACCAAGCGAGTCATTCAGTACTTTGCCAGCATCGCTGCCGTCGCTGGAAAGAAAAGTGCAGCAGAAGAGAAAAAG GGGACCTTGGAGGATCAAATCATCCAGGCCAATCCTGCCCTGGAGGCGTTTGGTAACGCAAAGACCATCAGGAATGACAACTCCTCCCGATTC GGTAAATTCATCCGaattcattttggagtcactggGAAACTTTCCTCTGCTGACATTGAGACTT ATCTTCTGGAAAAGTCACGTGTCACTTTCCAGCTCAAGGCTGAGAGAGACTACCACATCTTCTACCAGATTCTGTCCCAAAAGAAACCAGAACTGCTGG AGATGCTCCTCATCACCAGCAATCCCTACGACTACGCCTTCATCTCCCAAGGAGAGATTAAAGTCACTTCCATTGATGATTCTGATGAGCTAATGGCTACTGAT GATGCCTTTAATGTGCTGGGCTTCTCTCAAGAAGAGATTAATGGCATTTACAAGCTGACCGGGGCCATAATGCACTACGGCAACATGAAGTTTAAGAACAAGCAGAGGGAGGAGCAAGCAGAATCTGATGGCACTGAGG ATGTCGACAAAGTCGCATATCTGATGTGCCTGAACTCTGCGGACCTGGTCAAGGGGCTGTGTCACCCAAGGGTCAAAGTAGGAAATGAATGGGTCACCAAAGGTCAGAGTGTCGATCAG GTGTACTACTCTATTGGTGCACTGTCAAAGAAGATTTACGAGAACATGTTCCTGTGGATGGTGATAAGAATCAACCTGACTCTGGACACTAAGAACGCTCGGCAGCACTACATTGGTGTGCTGGACATTGCTGGCTTTGAGATCTTTGAT TTCAACACCTTTGAGCAGCTGTGCATCAACTTCACTAATGAGAAGCTGCAGCAGTTCTTCAACCACCACATGTTTGTGCTGGAGCAGGAAGAGTACAAGAAAGAGGGCATCGTCTGGGAGTTCATTGACTTCGGCATGGACTTGGCTGCCTGCATTGACCTCATCGAAAGG CCCATGGGTATCATGTCCATCCTTGAAGAGGAGTGCATGTTCCCCAAGGCCAGTGATTCTACATTCAAGGCTAAGCTGTATGACACCCATCTGGGAAAAAACGCATGCTTCCAGAAGCCCAAGATTATTAAGGGAAGGCCGGAAGCACATTTCTCCCTGGTTCACTATGCTGGCACTGTTGACTACAACATTGGTAACTGGCTGGTGAAGAACAAGGACCCGCTGAATGAGACTGTGGTCGGACTGTTCCAGAAGTCAAGTCTTAAGTTCTTGTCCAATCTCTTTGCGAGCTACGCTGGTGCAGAAGGAG GTGAGGACAAAGCGGCTGGAGGAAAGAAGAAGAAAGGCTCTTCCTTCCAGACTGTGTCTGCACTGCACAGG GAGAACTTGGGTAAACTCATGACCAACTTGAGGTCTACTCACCCCCACTTTGTGCGTTGCCTCATCCCCAACGAGACCAAGACTCCCGGGGCCATGGAGAATCCTCTGGTCATGCACCAACTGCGCTGTAACGGTGTGCTGGAAGGAATCAGGATCTGCAGAAAGGGCTTCCCCAACAGGATCCTGTATGCTGATTTCAAACAAAG ATACCGCATCCTCAACCCAAATGCTATCCCCGAGGGTCAGTTCATTGACAACGTGAAGGCGGCAGAAAAACTGCTGGGCTCTCTGGACATTGACCACACCCAGTACAGATTAGGACACACTAAG GTGTTCTTTAAGGCTGGTCTCCTGGGTACCCTTGAGGAGATGAGGGACGACCGTCTCGCCCTCATCATCACCGGCATGCAGGCCAGATCACGTGGTCTACTTGCCAGGATTGAGTTCCAGAAAATTGTTGACCGCAG GGATGCTTTGCTTGTGATCCAATGGAACATTCGTGCCTTCATGGGTGTCAAGAATTGGCCCTGGATGAAAATGTTCTTCAAGATCAAACCTCTGCTGGTTTCAGCAGAAACTGAGAAAGAGATGGCCAACATGAAGGAAGAATTCCTGAAGCTGAAAGAGCTTTTTGCTAAAACGGACGCCCGTAGAAAGGAGCTGGAGGAGAAGATGGTCTCCCTTCTCCAAGAGAAGAACGACCTGCAAATGGCAGTCCTATCT TCAGAAGACACTCTTGGTGATGCTGAAGAGAGATGTGAGGGGCTGATCAAGAATAAGATCCAGCTTGAGGCCAAAGCCAAAGAGCTGACAGAGAggctggaggatgaggaggagatgaaTTCAGAGCTGACTGCTAAGAAGAGGAAGCTGGAAGATGAGTGCTCAGAACTCAAGAAGGACATTGATGATCTGGAGCTCACTCTGGCTAAAGTGGAGAAAGAGAAGCATGCCACAGAGAACAAG GTTAAAAACCTGACTGAGGAGATGGCAGCTCTGGACGAAATCATTGCCAAGCTGACCAAGGAGAAGAAGGCTCTGCAGGAGGCTCATCAACAAACGTTGGATGACCTGCAGAGTGAGGAGGACAAGGTCAACACGCTGACCAAGGCCAAAGCCAAACTGGAACAGCAAGTTGATGAC CTTGAAGGGTCTCTGGAGCAAGAGAAGAAGGTGAGGATGGACCTggagagagcaaagagaaagCTGGAGGGAGATTTGAAGTTGACCCAGGAGAGCCTAATGGACCTGGAGAACGACAAGCAACAGATGGAAGAGAGGATGAAGAA GAAGGACTTTGAGATGAGCCAACTCAACAGCAAGATTGAGGATGAGCAGGCCATGAGCGCCCAACTCCAGAAGAAACTGAAGGAGCTGCAG GCCCGCATTGAGGAGCTGGAGGAAGAGCTGGAGGCTGAGAGAGCTGCCCGTGCCAAAGTGGAGAAACAGAGGGCAGACTTGGCCAGAGAGCTGGAGGAGATCAGCGAGaggctggaggaggctggtggaGCCACTGCCTCCCAGATTGAGATGAACAAGAAGAGGGAGGCTGAGTTCCAGAAGGTGCGCAGAGACCTCGAAGAGGCTACCCTGCAGCACGAGGCTACTGCTGCCACTCTGAGGAAGAAAAATGCTGACAGTGTGGCTGACCTGGGAGAGCAGATTGATAACCTTCAGAGAGTGAAGcagaagctggagaaggagaagagtgaGCTCAGGCTGGAGCTGGATGATGTGGTCTCCAACATGGAGCAGATTGTCAAGACTAAG acaAACTTGGAGAAAATGTGCCGCACTCTCGAGGACCAGATGAGTGAATACAGGACGAAAGCTGAGGAAGGACAGCGATCCATCAATGATTTCACCATGCAGAAAGCAAAGCTTCAAACTGAGAACG GTGAACTTGCCAGACAATTGGAGGAGAAGGACTCTCTGGTCTCCCAACTGACCAGGGGCAAGCAGTCCAACGTTCAGCAGATTGAAGACCTCAAAAGACAACTGGAGGAGGAAGTCAAG GCAAAGAACGCACTTGCCCATGCAGTGCAGTCTGCTCGCCATGACTCAGACCTGCTCAGGGAGCAGtatgaggaggagcaggaggccaAGGCTGAGCTGCAGCGTGGCATGTCCAAGGCCAACGCTGAGGTGGCTCAGTGGAGAACCAAGTATGAAACTGATGCCATCCAGAAGACCGAGGAGCTTGAAGAGGCAAA GAAGAAGCTGGCTCAGCGTCTGCAGGATGCCGAGGAAGCTGTGGAGGCTGTTAACGCTAAATGCTCCTCCTTGGAGAAGACTAAACACAGACTCCAGAATGAGATTGAAGATCTCATGGTGGATGTGGAGAGATCCAATGCAGCTGCTGCCGCGCTGGACAAGAAGCAGAGGAACTTCGACAAG GtcctggctgaatggaagcagaaGTTTGAGGAGTCTCAGACTGAGTTGGAGAGCTCCCAGAAAGAGGCCAGATCCCTCAGCACTGAGCTCTTCAAACTCAAGAACTCTTATGAGGAGTCTCTGGATCATCTGGAGACCATGAAGAGGGAGAACAAGAACCTACAAG aggAAATTTCTGATCTGACTGAGCAACTTGGTGAGGGAGGAAAGAGCGTCCATGAGCTGGAGAAGATCCGTAAACAGCTGGAGCAGGAGAAGGCTGAGATACAGACTGCACTAGAGGAAGCTGAG GGCTCCCTGGAGCACGAGGAGGGCAAGATCCTGAGAGCACAGCTGGAGTACAACCAGGTCAAAGCTGACATTGAGCGCAAACTGGTGGAGAAAGATGAGGAAATGGAGATGAATAAGAGGAACCAGCAGAGAGTGGTGGATACCCTGCAGAGCTCCCTGGAGTCAGAGACTCGCAGCAGGAATGAAGCTCTCAGGctgaagaagaagatggagggagatcTCAATGAGATGGAGATCCAGCTCAGCCAGGCCAACAGGCAGGCAGGAGAGGCCCAGAAGCAACTAAAGGGTCTTCATTCCCATCTGAAG GATTCTCAACTGCAGCTGGATGATGCTCTCCGTGGCGGTGACGACCTGAAGGAGAACATTGCCATTGTGGAGAGACGCAACAACCTGATGCAGGCTGAACTGGATGAGCTGAGGTCCCTGGTGGAGCAGACGGAGAGAGGCCGCAAACTGGCCGAGCAGGAACTGCTGGATGTTAGTGAGAGAGTTCAGCTACTGCACTCTCAG AACACCAGCCTGCTGAGCCAGAAGAAGAAGCTAGAGGGTGACACATCCCAGCTTTCGACTGAAGTGGAAGAGGCTGTGCAGGAATGCAGAAACGCTGAGGAGAAGGCCAAGAAGGCCATTACTGATGCTGCCATGATGGCAGAAGAGCTGAAGAAGGAGCAGGACACCAGTTCTCACCTGGAGCGCATGAAGAAAAACATGGAGCAGACCATTAAGGACCTGCAGCACCGCCTGGATGAAGCTGAACAAATCGCCATGAAGGGGGGCAAGAAGCAGATCCAGAAGCTGGAGGCCAGA GTGAGGGAGTTAGAGACTGAAGTGGAAATGGAGCAAAGGAGGAGCGGCGATTCTGTGAAAGGAGTCCGTAAATATGAGAGACGCATCAAGGAACTCACCTACCAG ACTGAGGAAGACCGTAAGAATTTGAGCCGTCTGCAGGACCTGGTGGACAAACTGCAGCTGAAGGTCAAATCCTTCAAGAGAACTGCAGAGGAGGCT GAGGAACAAGCCAATTCCAATTTGGGCAAATTCCGCAAGATTCAGCATGAACTGGACGAGGCAGAGGAGAGGGCTGATATTGCTGAGTCTCAGGTCAATAAGATGAGAGCCAAGAGTCGGGACGTTGGTTCTAAG AAAGGAAAGGATGAGGAGTGA